From the genome of Glycine soja cultivar W05 unplaced genomic scaffold, ASM419377v2 tig00105714_1_pilon, whole genome shotgun sequence:
AACTAAGGAGCTTTTTTTGGGTACTCACAAAAAGCTCTATTGAAACGGAATCAAAACAGCATGGttaatatttaatcaaatattaattgtttcaaCTTCTGACCATATATAATTATTgcaaatattaattactttacaAAATTAAGAAAGTATTTTCACTGAACTGACagaaatattcttatttaataattactcataaatattttaactaatcttgcattaattaatatttttattaagtgtatattatattaaaatataaagataagaaaaatatagaaaattatttttaacaaaatatttctcTAACATTTATGTTTGTAAACAGTACTATTTTTGTTGCATTTCATTTTTGTTGGAAAGCTCTACTAAATTGTGGATACCCCTTAGCCTACCTTACTTGTGGCCTCTTTAGGTGGTGATTTAGTCCAACATCAACTAAagataaaatcaaactaaaatatataagtgtGGGACAAACTTCACCTTATAAACCGATTTTGTATGATTGAGTTAGGCCTATAACCCACTTTCTAAAATGGTACAAGAGTCTATTCTAGATCCATCGTTGGGTCACCTGCATTTGACACACTCCAGACTGAAAGTCTTGGGAGTGaggtgtaacatcccaattttcataaactagattaaaaagaattttatttataaataatagagttttaaaaaaatgatgagattttataaataaaataaataagatataattattaattaaaatagtgatttaagagaaaataaaaagggtattttatttatttgtttgatagagaataaaaataaagtttttttataaaataataaataaataaatagagtaaacttAGCTATAAAtagtgttaggtcagtttttcACACTGACGGTGCCTTTTCTTTCCTCATTTTTTCGTTTCtcattctcctctcaaaaccctttttttttcccgcagcccaccaaacctgtctcagaagaACAACGATCTGGAActtattcaccgttggatcatcgtgaaatttgattACCACGTTCGAAACCCAATTCTGAGCATTCTCACCATTGGGAATTGCAAAAACATGTcggagctaagagaaatacccttcaCACCGTACCTTTCTCTTTTCCGCAAAAACCCAAAATGGTCTCAGTAAAGCTACAATCCCGGTTTCgataaccgttggattttcattcaatttggatatgttgttcacAATTCAATTGTTCACACTTCCACCGTTGGATTTGCGaaataatattcgtggagggagaaaaaggaatcacatGAAGATAGTACAAGTGGagacttcaatctcttctccgtctctctaacgtttgggaactctatcagagcagttggaggaaaaactgaaggaaTTTTAGGAAACCACTAGATTATGCCGCTGTCACTCTCTaacctttatgattataaatacaatattattgtgttttatgtaccaattgatgtcctaatgagaattgattgataactTGAGTgttcttgatgtctttgtgtttaacccatgatttgattaattgattttgatacaattgtgagaaactattcAGAGGTTTTacaccccatgttgtgataaaatcttttgtataaattgttatgtttaggttatgaaatgatgattcaaactgtgcGTATGTGATAAATggaacatgtgacggatgatgaaatacatgtgtattaagATGAAAtatatgtattgagttgtgaactatgaactgtgcaatcacacaattgtaagaccctttaagggcgacaagtATTATGATGGGCTCCACTGTGGGAAAACcgatgagttaaaataattttgaaaacaattgagtaaatgtgtgtattgcatattTCCAtttgggaacccgacgagttaaaataattttaaaataattattgtaaaacttttacttaattattcattcattgatcattgttatatattttacttttatgtaATATAgtatattcttaaattattatatactccaataatagtttttagtaattataaaaaattatttgtagttATTAAAATGGACTATGATTCGGAGAAACatatctaattattattttttctttttcttaaatatatgtcataaaattttaaaatatgttgaagAATCTGATGATAAAAACTATGAGAAACATATCtaatctttcttctctttcttaacCCAAATGGACAAAAAATGTTATGTGTATTTAAATCAGGATTTATTGCACTAAATTTGTTAAGAAATTGTTTTTAGCTGCTGCATCTTTCGCCTAATTTATTCCAATTTTATTAGAGcaattattaaaagattaaataaatttatctctgaaataaaatatattcatttatcgAAGGGTTAAACCCTAGAAACATTGGGACATATATATATGCACTGTTCACGAAGGTGCATGTCTTGATAGGTACAGAATTTGGATTCAGAGTGTTTCGGCGCTTCGCTGAAAGTCATAGAAACATGTGACCAGAGAAGAAACCATTTGGAACACCTTCAACTGATGAAAAATTTCTCCCTCGGATCCATCCCTAAAATCCACATGGAATCGTTTGATGTAAGTTCGTTATTCCATTCCCTAAAAATTGAAACgttcttgttcaatttcgcAAACATGCCAGGTTACCATCTGGTCGGTTCATGTAATGGGTTGCACTGTGGGGTTAGCGAAATACTAGAAGGATACCGTGTTTGTTTCTGGAACAAGGCGACAAGGGTGATATCCAGAGAATCGCCAACGCTGTCTTTTTCCCCGGGCATTGGTCGTAGAACAATGTTTGGGTTTGGCTATGATCCGTCAAGTGACAAATACAAGGTTGTAGCAATTGCATTGACTATGCTCTCACTTGACGTATCTGAAAAGACTGAGATGAAAGTTCATGGCGCGGGTGACACTAGTTGGAGAAACCTTAAAGGTTTTCCTGTTCTTTGGACTTTACCTAAAGTTGGTGGAGTGTATCTGAGTGGAACCCTTAATTGGGTTTTTATTAAGGGAAAAGAAACCATTCATTCTGAAATCGTAATTATTTCTATTGACCTGGAGAAGGAGACTTGCAGATCACTGTTTCTTCCCGACGATTTTTGCTTTGTTGATACAAATATTGGAGTTTTTAGAGACTCGTTGTGCGTTTGGCAAGATAGCAACACCCATCTTGGCTTGTGGCAGATGAGGAAGTTTGGAGATGACAAGTCTTGGattcaattaataaattttagttatttacatcTTAATATTCGTCCTTATGAAGAAAAATCCATGATTTTACCACTGTGCATGTCTAACAATGGAGACTTCTTCATGCTGAAATTCACTAGAAATGCTGATGATGAATACCAAACAATTCTGTATAACCAGGGGGATGGTAAGTCTCAAGTTTCTGTCGTTCCCTCAGATAGTTTCAGAACGTTGTTGTGGCGCAACCTCAAGATTTTTACCAAAAGTTTGGTCATACCTTATTGAAATTCTACAGATGTAAGTTCTTGATTACCCTATTTAATTGGCATCATCTAATTTCTatcttttcaattatataatgATAATCTCGAACGCTTTGTCAGATGTTTAATACTTTCACTTAATTATGTGAGATCTAATCTATATCATGTATTAACATATATTCTTCTCTTGGGTTGTGAATTACTACTAGAAATGTAGCATCTGGTAACCAATTTATTAGCATGTAAAGAAATATTGTGGATTCTAATAAAATGTCATTTGTTAACATTTATACAAATTGTTACTGTTGCCTGCTTCTCTTTTGTTATCACTACCATTATCAAATTAGTAAGCTGATATATCTGTGTTGGGCATCATATTACATTCTTAGATAAAATTACAGGATTTTGAATCGTAATTACAGGATTTTAGTGAAATAGAAGTTAGATCATTCTACAGATCCTTGGTCATTTCATATTTCATTGATTCTTACTTCTACAATTTCATTCTACAGATCATTGGTCACAGGTTTTATACTTTCTGATATATATTTCTTGCATCGGAATGCTACATCTGTTAAACTTTGCTTAACCAACTTTCTAAGACTTTCAActaacaaagtttttttttgcagGTACGGAGACAGGAAGAATGGTACATTATACTGTAGTATTTATGTCGCTAGTTCTTTAAATTGGAATATCATCATTGAGAAACAAATACTGATGCGTTGTTGTAACTGTGACAATTATTAGCACTATGGCTAATATATTTCAGACATAATtgactttatatatatgttcaatTCAGTTGTCAATTTATCAGGTTGCAACTGTTCCTTGGAAACGATACCTGGCTATAATACACATAGTCTAAACTCTTAAGAGATTTCTGTTATAGCTGAATCCCTTAGATGCAATGTGATCTTGCTGGTCGAGTGCAACCTCGAGTTTCTTAGAGGTTGTATCAAAAACAGATACTTGACACAATGCCTCAATACCAATTAAGCTGAAATTCTCCACCGACTTTGCAGGTGGTTATACACATAGATGGATTCTTAACTcttaagtttatttaattttctattatattaattttttcttaactcATATTATAGACTAATTAGTATactatcttttttattagaGCAGTGCtactaaatatattgaaaagattGGAATTTATGTGACACATGTACAACACAATTATACACTAGCAACTTTCATAAAAGCATGCTGAACGAATTGGATTCAAGCCTATATATAAGAAGTTTTCTAATAAATCTCATTTGCTAAAATGatgtaaataataatttctagTATTTTAAATCATGATCCAGTTATAGAAGCAGTTACTAGAAGGTAGATCAGTTACAATTTTCACCGGTCGGGCAAATTTCCATTACATTTTGTGTGACTCCAGATGATATTGATTGTCCCTATGCTCGATCCTTGATCAGCTTACAGGTTATGACTCAAAACCTGATTTTAGTGGTCATACTCATATCATTATCATTACATGCTAAGTCCTCATGGTTCATGATGAAGTCTGTATATAAAAATACTACATGCATGTATGTGTACATTATGGAAAAATACTGCCAACACCTTATGTTGGGGGAAATGTCTTGAAAATTATGACCAGGCCTTGCTTAAAGGTAGGTGTAGCTTTGGAGTGTCGATCACAAatgttaaattgaaaattttagttaTGTAAATTTGAGTCTAGTTTATCTATTCTGGATAAATGTACCAAGTTACTTGCTTCAGGGAATAGAAGAGAAGACTACCAAGTTGAAAGGAAGTGAGAAGGCTCTAGTTGCACGGCATGAAGCTAGTCATGCTGTAGTAGGTACTGCAGTAGCAAACCTTCTTGCTGGACAGCCACATGTTGAGGTAAACCATGGAAAATGCTCTATTTTTTGCCATTGAATATGTCAATGCCATTGCAGATATGTGGATGATGCTTGGACCAAGTTACTTGTCTGCTTGAATTTTTGGATTTGTCACACTATTGAACTATAATTATTCTCAAATACTCTGATTGATGATTTGTTGTTCATACAGGCTCTGGTTATCAGACTCCTGGTTTAATGACTTGTGACCAAAATTggttaatttcagtttttatttttttatttttaggtgtggactttggaatatcttattttagaattcatttatcttgttttatggtgggaaattaaagaaaagtatAAATCTGTTATGTGTGATATTCAACGATAATAAAACAagtaataaatcaaatattctgTTCCATTTTGTAAATACACTAGTGCTTTATGGGTGTGCCTCTTGGCACTCCCACTAGTCCCGCTgctctaacaatttttttatcctcaaaATACCCTTCAATGAATACTTGTTCCTTATTTCTTGTCTAACAAGTAATTGTTATATTTACGTTGATTccttatgattaaaaataatgatttgttaattttaaaaccattttattgttttttaattcctaattaacctcacttatgtgatttttttttctcttttcattttttttctttactttactaTATAAGACACACTAAATTCAggttttcaataataaaaactgAAGAATATATTCCTTCATGAAGGATAAGTTGAAGTTTCCTCCACAAGATTCCTTTAAAGAATATacttattgtatatatatatacttttgaaGTGTGGTTCTACTGGtagataagaaaattaaaattgtattaatttgAAGGGCTAATCTGACTGTTTTGGAGGGTCTTGGTGCTCATTTAGAAGGTAACTGTACGTGctgtattttatatttggtgATTGGTGGAATGTATGTGTTGATTGCCAAAAAATTTATAGTGAATACttgcaatttttaaaacttaaataaatggttagtaTCTATGTTTAGGGATAAGGCTTAACTATAAAATAGAAGGTCTTATATGTAGTATGTCATACTTATATACTGTTGCCACCAATATTTTCATAGTTTTCTTGTTAGCATGtcaatttcttttgttgttATGTTCATTTTGTACTGTATTAATTAAATTCCTATGCGTGTAATGTATGGTATTCTTTTCCAAGGTTGGATTTTATACAGGAAAAGCGAGTAACTAAAATGATGAATATCCTTAAGTTTGCATCATTTATTTTCCGCCTTCTTGCAAACTATgtctaaatgaaattaaaagctcttttttctttctatgcaTTTATTACAATTCTTTCTCAATTATGACaagtacatatataataattttgaatgatttttgttcACCAATTTTTTGTGCATATAGTTAAAGTAAGATTTAAATTctgataattgtttttatatttacatgCAACGTAAGTTGATAAATTAagcttatatgtatatatatttattcgatgttattttttttttgtttttatagaaatattatCTATATTTGATATTAAGTAGTTCtggtaaagtaaaataattaagattagcGTATCGTCAGAAATTAAAACAATcctcatatataatttaatttaaaatttcatttgaattttttaatattattgcatGGTATAATTAGGGAAAAAatgtgactttcttttaagttttaatatttttttcaccaaataaatcatgaatttaaaattaattttattgagtaATAAAATATCATCATGTTGGGAAGAGAGacgatttttatcaaatatgattttaaattctATAGTCAATTATGGTgagtttttatttgataaaaaaatattactgtaggtttttttaaattctaagattgtaattagaaaaattatattaaattctaTAGATTCTAAGTCGACTTttggaaaaaccatcttagGCAGGGTTTAGAGAAATTTATAGGGGTCACCATGGAAGCTTTCTTGTGGGGTCTTATGATAATAAACTAGAGAAAGctttaaattctaaaatgaatcaaatcatTATTGTTCTAACTTTCATTTGTGAAATGTTGTCAAAATGTTAAACAACTAAGAAGCAAATTAAAGTTAGACTCAGACCTCAAATTTGCAAAAGAAAGATTCGAAAGAATTGAAAGTTTTGAAGAGCCAATATGCGGCcctaccaaaacaagaaaaatttagCATTTACCAGCAGTAATTGTTATTAGcttttgtttatttgatttgggtaataTAGATAGGTACAAGGGTAAGCAGGATTTTATTACAAAAGATTTATCTATtgaagttttattaatttttctataaataatttaatttatataaaataattacgcATCATCTTTCTTGTTTTTCGTACTTTAGAATTTCATACCGTGTAGGAGTATTGTTATGAGAAAACATATTAACATCTGAATTgttaaacattaaaaacatgTACACATGTATGAACTTTTTGCGTGAAAGTATATTGATATTTGAattgctaatatatatatatatatatatatatatatatatatatatatttcattttaattgtcgAACCTTTCTCTAgtttattatcataataattttaatatgaaaatttttccCTATACTCTGTCTCTTCTCGCCTAACTAAAGATTTATTGaagtttttttatcagcaaatttaaattcttgtttctattttttttcattccaattaaatttggagagcattttatttattatttgtttatagtttttataCTTCATTGGCAtaatagtttaaaaacttcataatttttttttactgaaaaatttcttattgtaaaacttttatgtaatttagtaaaaaaattgcaaaatttcctcACAGTTACGCAATTTTTTCCATCTACTCTATTAATTCAATTTACAAAACTATTTTTACgtagtaattataaaatatattatattcttaaattattatatactcaaataatagtttttagtaattataaaaaaacattattctttagttattaaaatggatatgatataaaataaatataattattttcccaAACTAAATACTATGCACAGCACAGGCCCATAAATAGTGAGAAACATatctaacttttcttttttctttttcttaaatatatctcgtgaaattttaaaatatgttgaaaagtctgatgacaaaaattgtaagaaacatatctaattttacttatttctcTTAATCCAAATggacaaaaaaatgttatgtgtATTTAACTGAAGATTTATTCCACTAAATTTGTCCAGAAATCTGCATTGTTTTTATCTCCTGTATCTTTCGCCTGatttatttccaattttattacagcttttattaaaagattaaataaatttatctctgaaataaaatatattcatttattgaAGGGTTAAACCCTAGCAACATTGGGACATATATATGTGGACTCTTCACTGAAAACCACAGAAACATGCGATCAGAGAAGAAACCACAGAAACATGCGATCAGAGAAGAAACCACAGAAACATGCGTTCAGAGAAGAAACCATGGTCGCCACTCCTCTGTGACGAACTCATCGAGGAAATCTTGTCTCGTCTTCCCGTGAAACCTTTGATCCAATTCAAGTGTGTGTGCAAAGGATGGAACTCCCTGATGTCAGATCCCTATTTCATCAAATTGCACCTTAGCAAATCTGCTGCGAAGGACGATTTGGAACACCTTCAACTGATGAAAAATGTCTGCCTCGTATCCATCCCTGAAATCCACATGGAATCGTGTGATGTAAGTTCGTTATTCCATTCCCTACAAATTGAAACgttcttgttcaatttcgcAAACATGCCAGGTTACCATCTGGTCGGTTCATGTAATGGGTTGCACTGTGGGGTTAGCGAAATACCAGAAGGATACCGTGTTTGTTTCTGGAACAAGGCGACAAGGGTGATATCCAGAGAATTGCCAACGCTGTCTTTTTCCCCGGGCATTGGTCGTAGAACAATGTTTGGGTTTGGCTATGATCCGTCAAGTGACAAATACAAGGTTGTAGCAATTGCATTGACTATGCTCTCACTTGACGTATCTGAAAAGACTGAGATGAAAGTTCATGGCGCGGGTGACACTAGTTGGAGAAACCTTAAAGGTTTTCCTGTTCTTTGGACTTTACCTAATGTTGGTGGAGTGTATCTGAGTGGAACCCTTAATTGGATTGTtattaaaggaaaagaaatcatTCATTCTGAAATCGTAATTATTTCTGTTCACCTGGAGAAGGAGACTTGCATATCACTGTTTCTTCCCGACGATTTTTGCTTTGTTGATACAAATATTGGAGTTTTTAGAGACTCGCTGTGCGTTTGGCAAGATAGCAACACCCATCTTGGCTTGTGGCAGATGAGGAAGTTTGGAGATGACAAGTCTAGGattcaattaataaattttagttatttacatcTTAATATTCGTCCTTTTGAAGAAAATCCATGATTTTACCATTGTGCATGTCTGACAATGGAGACTTCTTCATGCTGAAATTCACTAGAAATGCTGATGATGAATACCAAACAATTCTGTATAACCAGGGGGATGGTAAGTCTCAAGTTTCTGTCGTTCCCTCAGGTAGTTTCAGAACTTTGTTGTGGCGCAACCTCAAGATTTTTACCAAAAGTTTGGTCATACATTATTGAAAGTCTACagatgtgagttcttgattacCCTTTTTAATTGGCATCATCTAATTTCTGtcttttcaattatataatgATAATCTCGAACGCTTTGTCAGATGTTTAATTCTTTGTCACTTAATTATGTGAGATCTAATATATATCATGTATTAACATATATTCTTCTCATGGGTTGTGAATTACTACTAGAAATGTAGCATCTGGTaaccaatttattttattagcatGTATAGAAATATTGTGGATTCTAATAAAATGTCATTTGTTAACATTTATACTACAAATTGTTACTGTTGCCTGCTTGTCTTTTGTTATCACTACCATTATCAAATTAGTAAGCTGATATATCTGTGTTGGGCATCATATTACATTCCTAGataaaattagataataatttcatttataattaaatttaagaaaagaagtAATGAAACCACTGCATGTGAATTCAAGGATTCATTCATCAGCATCTCAATCTTAATCTGTGCTATCTTTGTCTGATCTCTCCAACCAATGCTCTCCCTCTCTGTCTTTCGTTGACAtgttttctctccctctctctctccaaaTGCCAGCTTCATCAATTTCTGCAACACTAGATCTGAATATATATTAGTGCTTTTTTTACTGTATGACTGTAGCTTTGAATGATTTCAACCTATAATCACAGGTTTTATACTTTTTGATATATACGTCGGTTTCCATTTTGCATAGGCATTCGGTCTAACCAATCTTTTTTGTGATTCATTCTCGGTCATTCACCTCTTTCATTGCTTTGCAAATTTTGAATCGTGATTACTGGAATTAAGTGAAATAGAAGTTAGATCATTCTACAAATCCTTGGTCATTTCATATTTCATTGATTCTTAATTCTGcaattttattaattcatgATGCtacttcaattttaataattttatcaatgttatggttgtttttgtcttgcatCAGTATGCTACATTTTGTTATACTTTGCTTAACCAACGTTCTGAGACTTTCAATTaacatcaagtttttttttgcagGTACGAGGACAGAACAACAATGGTACATTAAACTGTAGTATTTATGTCATTAGTTCTTTAAATAAGTATATCATCATTGAGAATACATACTGATGTGTTGTTGTAACTGTGACAATTATATCAGCACTATGGCTAATATGTTT
Proteins encoded in this window:
- the LOC114404667 gene encoding F-box/kelch-repeat protein At3g23880-like — its product is MPGYHLVGSCNGLHCGVSEILEGYRVCFWNKATRVISRESPTLSFSPGIGRRTMFGFGYDPSSDKYKVVAIALTMLSLDVSEKTEMKVHGAGDTSWRNLKGFPVLWTLPKVGGVYLSGTLNWVFIKGKETIHSEIVIISIDLEKETCRSLFLPDDFCFVDTNIGVFRDSLCVWQDSNTHLGLWQMRKFGDDKSWIQLINFSYLHLNIRPYEEKSMILPLCMSNNGDFFMLKFTRNADDEYQTILYNQGDGTETGRMGIEEKTTKLKGSEKALVARHEASHAVVGTAVANLLAGQPHVEALVIRLLV
- the LOC114404669 gene encoding F-box/kelch-repeat protein At3g23880-like is translated as MRSEKKPWSPLLCDELIEEILSRLPVKPLIQFKCVCKGWNSLMSDPYFIKLHLSKSAAKDDLEHLQLMKNVCLVSIPEIHMESCDVSSLFHSLQIETFLFNFANMPGYHLVGSCNGLHCGVSEIPEGYRVCFWNKATRVISRELPTLSFSPGIGRRTMFGFGYDPSSDKYKVVAIALTMLSLDVSEKTEMKVHGAGDTSWRNLKGFPVLWTLPNVGGVYLSGTLNWIVIKGKEIIHSEIVIISVHLEKETCISLFLPDDFCFVDTNIGVFRDSLCVWQDSNTHLGLWQMRKFGDDKGMVSLKFLSFPQVHPPLPINCLLESLFGGLESENTFSRFWALADKYSRLFTNSCNPNALVAEMGYWVPSQTNNVIFRGANGNWEVVLCGRMGSGKT